A single genomic interval of Lepidochelys kempii isolate rLepKem1 chromosome 13, rLepKem1.hap2, whole genome shotgun sequence harbors:
- the SUPT16H gene encoding FACT complex subunit SPT16 — MALSLDREAYYRRVKRLYGNWQKGEDDYANVDAIVVSVGVDEEIVYAKSTALQTWLFGYELTDTIMVFCVDKILFMASKKKVEFLKQIANSKGSENANGVPAITLLVREKNESNKGNFEKMIEALKGSKNGKRIGVFSKDKFPGEFMKNWNDCLSKEGFEKVDISAVVAYTIAVKEDGELNLMRKAAAITSEVFNKFFKERVMEIVDADEKVRHSKLAESVEKAIEEKKYLSGADPSTVEMCYPPIIQSGGNYNLKFSVVSDKNHMHFGAITCAMGIRYKSYCSNLVRTLMVDPPQEVQDNYTFLLQLQEELLKELRHGVKLCEVYAAVMDVVKKQKPELLNKITKNLGFAMGIEFREGSLVINSKNQHRLKKGMVFSINVGFSDLTNKEGKKPEERTYALFVGDTVLVDEDGPATILTSVKKKVKNVGIFLKNEDEEEEEEEKDEAEDLLGRSSRAAALLTERTRNELTAEEKRRAHQKELAMQLNEEAKRRLTEQKGEQQIQKARKSNISYKNPSLMPKEPHIREMKIYIDKKYETVIMPVFGIATPFHIATIKNISMSVEGDYTYLRINFYCPGSALGRNEGNIFPNPEATFVKEITYRASNMKTPGEQTVPALNLQNAFRIIKEVQKRYKTREAEEKEKEGIVKQDSLIINLNRSNPKLKDLYIRPNIAQKRMQGSLEAHVNGFRFTSVRGDKVDILYNNIKHALFQPCDGEMIIVLHFHLKNAIMFGKKRHTDVQFYTEVGEITTDLGKHQHMHDRDDLYAEQMEREMRHKLKTAFKNFIEKVEALTKEELEFEVPFRDLGFNGAPYRSTCLLQPTSSALVNCTEWPPFVVTLDEVELIHFERVQFHLKNFDMVIVYKDYSKKVTMINAIPVASLDPIKEWLNSCDLKYTEGVQSLNWTKIMKTIVDDPEGFFEQGGWSFLEPEGEGSDAEVGESESEIEDETFNPSEDEYEEEEEDSDEDYSSEAEESDYSKESMGSEEESGKDWDELEEEARKADRESRYEEEEEQSRSLSRKRKGPAHSSSRRSSHSRSPGRSSGPPKKKRK; from the exons ATGGCGCTGAGCCTGGACCGCGAGGCCTATTACCGCCGCGTCAAGCGCCTCTATGGCAACTGGCAG AAGGGAGAGGATGACTATGCCAACGTCGACGCCATCGTGGTCTCGGTGGGGGTGGATGAGGAGATTGTCTATGCCAAGTCCACTGCCCTGCAG ACGTGGCTCTTTGGCTACGAGCTCACCGACACCATCATGGTTTTCTGCGTGGACAAGATCCTGTTCATGGCCAGCAAGAAGAAGGTGGAGTTCCTGAAGCAGATCGCCAACAGCAAGGGCAGCGAGAACGCCAATGGCGTGCCGGCCATCACGCTGCTCGTGCGGGAGAAG AACGAGAGCAACAAGGGGAACTTTGAGAAGATGATTGAGGCACTGAAGGGCAGCAAGAACGGGAAGCGCATTGGGGTCTTCAGCAAGGACAAGTTCCCCGGGGAGTTCATGAAGAACTGGAATGATTGCCTCAGCAAGGAGGGCTTTGAGAAG GTAGATATCAGCGCAGTCGTGGCCTACACTATCGCAGTGAAGGAGGATGGGGAACTGAACCTGATGCGCAAAGCGGCTGCCATCACCTCTGAGGTCTTTAACAAATTCTTCAAGGAGCGGGTCATGGAGATTGTCGACGCTGACGAG AAAGTGCGGCACAGCAAGCTGGCAGAATCGGTGGAGAAGGCCATCGAGGAGAAAAAGTACCTGTCAGGGGCTGACCCCTCCACAGTGGAGATGTGCTATCCCCCCATCATCCAGAGCGGCGGCAACTACAACCTCAAGTTCAGTGTCGTCAG CGACAAGAACCACATGCACTTTGGGGCCATCACCTGCGCCATGGGCATCCGCTACAAATCCTATTGCTCCAACCTGGTGCGCACGCTCATGGTGGACCCGCCCCAGGAGGTGCAGGACAACTACACTTTTCTGCTGCAGTTGCAGGAGGAGCTGCTCAAGGAGCTGCGGCATG GCGTGAAGCTGTGCGAGGTCTACGCTGCCGTCATGGATGTGGTGAAGAAGCAGAAACCGGAGCTGCTGAACAAGATCACCAAGAACCTGGG ATTTGCCATGGGCATCGAGTTCAGAGAGGGCTCCCTCGTCATCAACAGCAAGAACCAGCACCGGCTCAAGAAAG GGATGGTATTCAGCATCAACGTGGGCTTCTCTGACCTGACTAACAAGGAAGGGAAGAAACCAGAGGAGCGAACTTACGCACTGTTCGTTGGAGACACCGTGCTGGTGGATGAG GACGGCCCGGCCACCATTCTCACTTCTGTTAAGAAAAAGGTCAAAAACGTTGGCATCTTCCTCAAG aatgaagatgaggaggaggaagaggaggagaaagacgaGGCTGAAGACCTGCTGGGGCGCAGCTCCcgagcagcagctctgctgacGGAGCGGACGCGG AATGAGCTGACGGCGGAGGAGAAGCGTCGAGCCCACCAGAAGGAGCTGGCCATGCAGCTCAACGAGGAGGCCAAGCGGCGGCTGACGGAGCAGAAGGGCGAGCAGCAGATCCAGAA ggcccGCAAATCGAACATCTCCTACAAGAACCCATCGTTGATGCCCAAGGAGCCACACATCCGGGAGATGAAGATCTACATTGACAAGAAATACGAGACTGTCATCATGCCAGTCTTTGGCATCGCCACACCCTTCCACATCGCCACCATCAAG AACATCAGCATGTCAGTGGAGGGTGACTACACCTACTTGCGCATCAATTTCTACTGCCCAGGCAGTGCCCTGGGGCGCAACGAGGGCAACATCTTCCCCAACCCCGAGGCCACCTTCGTCAAGGAAAT CACGTATCGTGCCTCCAACATGAAAACGCCGGGTGAGCAGACCGTGCCAGCCCTCAACCTGCAGAACGCCTTCCGCATCATCAAGGAGGTGCAGAAACGCTACAAgaccagggaggcagaggagaaggagaaggag GGCATTGTCAAGCAAGACTCGCTCATCATTAACCTGAACCGGAGCAACCCCAAGCTAAAGGACCTGTACATCCGGCCCAACATCGCCCAGAAGAGGATGCAAGGCTCACTAGAGGCCCACGTCAATG GTTTCCGCTTCACCTCCGTGCGGGGAGACAAGGTCGACATTCTGTACAACAACATCAAACACGCGCTGTTCCAGCCCTGTGACGGGGAGATGATCATTGTGCTGCACTTCCACCTCAAG aaTGCTATCATGTTTGGGAAGAAGCGGCACACGGATGTGCAGTTCTACACCGAGGTGGGCGAGATCACCACAGACCTGGGCAAGCACCAGCACATGCATGACCGCGACGACCTCTACGCTGAGCAG ATGGAGCGCGAAATGAGGCACAAGCTGAAAACGGCCTTTAAGAATTTCATCGAGAAGGTGGAGGCTCTGACCAAGGAGGAGCTGGAGTTCGAGGTGCCCTTTCGGGACCTAGG GTTCAATGGCGCCCCCTACAGAAGCACCTGCCTGCTCCAGCCGACCAGCAGTGCCCTGGTGAATTGCACTGAGTGG cctccgtTCGTGGTGACATTGGATGAGGTGGAGCTCATTCACTTTGAGCGAGTCCAGTTCCACCTGAAGAACTTTGACATGGTCATTGTCTACAAGGACTACAGCAAGAAAGTGACCATGATCAATGCCATCCCCGTGGCCTCCCTCGACCCCATCAAGGAGTGGCTCAA CTCTTGTGACCTGAAGTACACGGAGGGGGTGCAGTCCCTCAACTGGACCAAAATCATGAAGACGATTGTGGATGACCCTGAGGGCTTCTTCGAGCAGGGGGGTTGGTCATTCCTGGAACCCGAGGGAGAG GGCAGTGATGCCGAGGTTGGGGAGTCAGAGTCGGAGATTGAGGATGAGACATTTAACCCCTCGGAGGATGagtatgaggaggaggaagaggacagtGATGAAGATTACTCCTCTGAGGCTGAGGAATCAG ATTACTCCAAGGAATCCATGGGCAGCGAGGAGGAGAGTGGGAAGGACTGGGACGAGCTGGAGGAGGAGGCCAGGAAAG CGGACCGGGAGAGCCGGtacgaggaagaggaggagcaaagcCGCAGCCTCAGCAGGAAGAGGAAGGGCCCAGCCCACAGTTCCAGCCGCCGCAGTTCCCACAGCCGCAGCCCAGGCCGCAGCTCGGGGCCCcccaagaagaagaggaagtAG